GTGTAGtgggataaattaatatatttccaTGAATATAAATTATCGAAACAAGCAATTAAATTTTCGTACCATATTGACATTACACTTCGAAGTGTCtgctcatatatatatatttgatctgTATTGTTAATATGGTCACCATATTTGACTATTTCCCAACTTCAACAAAGAaaaggatttattaaatttgacTATTTGGATCGAAGGATTTGTATGTATCTAATTTCAAATTCCTATcttaaatttattgtatatatttgattcaaaattttatgaatgatttgaAATCTTTGGTATCGactaaaaatctaaaatatatttttttgcttCAATTTCAAATCTACTATCTAGTCTAGACTTCTAGTCATTTGAAATTAATGCATTTCAAATCGTTTTTATGTGAATGATaagatattaatttattatacatcattataattatatatatatatatatatatNNNNNNNNNNNNNNNNNNNNNNNNNNNNNNNNNNNNNNNNNNNNNNNNNNNNNNNNNNNNNNNNNNNNNNNNNNNNNNNNNNNNNNNNNNNNNNNNNNNNNNNNNNNNNNNNNNNNNNNNNNNNNNNNNNNNNNNNNNNNNNNNNNNNNNNNNNNNNNNNNNNNNNNNNNNNNNNNNNNNNNNNNNNNNNNNNNNNNNNNNNNNNNNNNNNNNNNNNNNNNNNNNNNNNNNNNNNNNNNNNNNNNNNNATAGGGACGGAGGTATATGTGGGGCTGGGTTGGGCTCCAGCCccacctaattttttttttaaataaatatgttttattttaaaaattttattgattagtCCCAACACTCAATCTATTTTTTTCTCTCTCACTCTTCGTCATCTCTATTCTTTTCTCTCAAACTATCACAATTTTCATTACTTCAAATGGTCATAACTTCATCATCGATcgctattttttaaaatcgatTGTAGATTTGCAAAGCCCACGGCATAAGCTTTCTTTTAATACCAAAATTTCGAAGTTTCTTTGTCGTCTTGAAATCAGCTGTCGCCCATCGGTCGTCGTTTTTACCGAAAATCATGAGGAAATCTTACTGTTAGACTTTCTACAGCTCGTTCTTGTTGTTTttagatttcgaattttaaaGGTAATTTCATATTTTAGTGTTTCGAAATTTGggtattttggtttttttgaaANTCCGCGCTTATggagcgcggacgctgctcacGTGGAGTAGCGTCCGTGCTTNTTTGGTTTTTTTGAAATCcgataattgatatatattaaattgttgATTGTAGGTACTATATTTGAGACGATTGACggtattgataattttttggAATTTATTTGAGCATTATTTCGAATTTCCAGATTTTATATTGGGGATTGTCGATTTTtaatgttgattatttattatttgaatgtttagatgctatagaaaatataaatgcgaatttatggaatttttgaaaaattcagaATAATGTAAATGGGATTTTCGAACTTATAAGGCtgtaaacattttatatttaaatatattatgccTTAAGATTGTCAAATGTTAACTTCGAAATTGTTTtggaataattataattgttcgAGGTTTATTGGATTAAAGTAACAATTATTTAgtgttggtaatgttgatttGATTCAGTTAGACATAACAAGTTAAACTAAAGTGATATTTTATGTTGTAGACGGCACCAAGGAGAAAAGAAACTCAAGAATGAAGAAAAGGAAAACCATCGActcattttttaaacaaaaagaaCAGACATCGGCAAGTCAGGACCATTCTCCATCCAATATTGATGTCTCAAATCCCAGTGATCAACAGCTTAACAAATCTCCTAGAATTGATGTTGATGGTGAGTTCTCTTGAACCTGATCCGGCATTACATAATCCGATATGGAAATATCCTGTTAATCAAATGGATGAAATTAGACGAGCTTATATCAAGATGAGGTCATATCAACTAATTAAGAAAGAGTATCCACCGACCAAATTTGGAAGTCAAAATCGACGATTCCAAAGTCATTGGTTCAAAAAATTTACATGGTTAGAGTAATTTCCTTCGAAAGATGCTGCATTTTGTTTTCCGTGCTTCTTGTTTGAACTTAAGCATCCTCGTAATCCTGCATTTACAATTGATTGATTCAAATATTGGAAGCGAGTTAATGATGGCGATAGATGCGCATTTTTTATGCATATAGGATGCAATACTTCACCACATAACAATGATGTGGAATATCTTGACAATTTGATGAACATACCTTGTCATATTGACAAAGTGATAAATGCACAATCTTCAGAAGAAAAACAGAATAACAGATTGCGGCTTACAGCAACTATTGAAAGTATTAGATGGCTCAATTTGCAAGCATGTGCATTTAGAGGGCATGATGAATCTCCATCTTCTAATAATCGTGGAAATTTTATCGAGATGATaaattttataagaaaaatgaaTAAGAGTATTGGGGACATCGTCTTAGAGAAAGCTCCTAAGAATGCAAAGTATACTTCACCTGCTATTCAGAAAGATGTCTTAAATATCATTTCCAACCAAGTGAGAGCCAAGATTCGTAAAGAAATTGGGGATACGAAATTCTGCATTTTAGTTGATGAAGCGAGAGATGCATCTAACAAGGAGCAGATGACTATTGTATTAAGATTTGTGGATAATGAAGGCTTTTTACGAGAGCGATTCTTTACTATTGTACACGTGACAAATACAACTGCTGCAACACTTAAGAAAGAAATATCTGATGCACTTGGTCGTTATGACTTGCATATCCACAACATGCGTGGACAGGGATATGATGGTGCTAGCAATATGCACGGTTCTTGGAATGGATTGCAGGCTCTTTTCTTGAAAGATTGTTCGTGTGCATATTATGTACATTGTTTTGCTCATCGGCTTCAACTAACATTAACTGCAGCTACTGAAAAAGAGGTATCCATTTGgttattcttttcaaaattgaatTCAATTTGCAATCTCATCAATGCATCTCCTAAACAGCACGGTGAGTTACATTCTGCTCAAAGAATTGAAGTTGCGTATATGGTAGCTACTGGTGAACGTGATACAGGTAGAGGATGTAATCAAATTGGAAATTTATTACGACCTGGAAAGACTCGTTGGAGTTCTAATTTCGACTCACTTTGTAGCATGATTGATATGTATAGCTCTGTGATTACCGTGTTAGAAAATATGATGAATGATGGAGCTTCTAAGTCCATTCGTGGTGAAGCTAGTGGTGCATTGATTGAGATGAAGGCTCTTgatttcatattcatattacaCTTGATGCATAAGATAATGGGGATAACAAATCTGCTTTGTCGAGCATTGCAAGAGAAATCTCTAGATATTTTAAGAGCAATGGATTATGTTTCAACGACTAAAACTTTGTTTCGTAGTTTGAGAGAAGAAGGATTTGATCTCCTACTTAGTCATGTGAAAGAAGTTTGTGTCAAGTATAACATTGAGATACCTCACATGGAAGTTCGTTATAAATTTGGTACAGGCCGTTCTTGTCAACATAATTATTCACTCACAGTTGAGCACCACTATCGATTTGATGTATTTACAGCTGCAATAGATTTTCAAATTGAAGAGCTTAATAATAGATTCAAGGATGAGGCCGTTGAACTTATTAAACTTAGTTGTGCTTTGGAACCTAAGGAAAAATTTAAGCTTCTTAATGTTGATCATATATATCGACATGCTGAGAAATTCTATTATCTTGATTTcgattcacaagatttgcatcaCTTGAGAATGCAATTGGATCACTATAAACTTGATGTTGCTGGCCATGAAAGATTTCAGAATTTATCAACTATTTTTGAATTATGTCGAAGATTATTTGAGACAAATAAGTCAGGAACCTATGATTTGATTGACAggtgatttatatatttttatctacTTCTTTTACTTATTTATCGAatctgatatatttatttaattgacagGTTGATTCGTCTTATTTTAACTCTCTTCGTTTCTACATCAACAATGGAACGAGCATTTTCAGCAATGAAACTTGTTAAAAAAGCTCTTCGTAACAAAATGGAAGCAGAGTTTTTCGGAGATTCTATGGTAATCTACATCGAACGAGATTTGtttgaaaaaattgataacgatttaataattaatgagttttatTCTAAGATGAATCGAAGAGCACAACTTCAGTAGTCTTTTAGCTCCNTATATGACTTTATAATCCATATATTAAAGTTCACTCATCATTTCACCCTTCAAACCAAATAGTATTTAAAATGAATGATAGATGGAATCAGgtctatttaattatatttttgtgtgttttttataGCGTGAAGTTTAATtcgataaattttaattatactaATTATTATAGAGTAGAAATCATCAGTCATcctttcaatttatttaaaaaaaaggattgcattttgtgaaattattattaataataataaataaataaataaaagtcaaaTGTTGTCGCATTAATGGTGCCATCATAACTTGCCGGGGGAACTCAGTTTTTCGACGTTGATATGTTTCAATGGGAGGGAAACTATAATCTATATCATGAAAATTATATGTTTGTTTATGGTTATTTAATGATCCAAATCTAATTAATATGATGCTGTCCActtgtataaaatatatttttatttgatttaaacaaaatataaaagctTGATGAAGCCGAGTTAAacctttgtttatttttttaattatcaaactcATTTTATCAACCTCATTTATGATTATATACTAGTTTTGTTCGAGCAGTTTGTCAGTGTGACTTGAGTTTTATTGacttatgtaaaaaaatttatattttaaacatattttatggttttatccaattatgacatttacatTATCTGTATATCCTTGTAAGCTGCAtatataaagtccttgaatatattatGATACTATGAGGTCGTACACATGATAgtgatcatgaaattcatttataagttaatgtatattctaaatgAGTTTTTCGTCCATTCAGCTTTTCGTACATGGTTTGAGGAACTACACGAACTAAGCTTAAACATTatcgattttgatttttcacAAGTTTCCAAATTGATGGGATTTAGTGGCAACAAGGATGTATGTACATTGAAATTAAATTCTAGTGatgtgttaaaaaaaaatgcatagATAGTACATATGATATGTTCTGTTtgcatgatttataatttttgatgAAGGTTGTAAAGTAGAGCTTGAATCCAAAGTGTCAGTGGAGCATCGGTAAaaaaattgaagttgataaagttGAGGATGATGATACTCCACCGGTTGATGATGCGAGTGTTGGAAAATATGCGCTGGAAGGTGAATCATTAAATGGTGAAGAAGTTTCTAATATGAATGCTATCAAGGAGGAGAAAAGCCAGCATGAGGCTTTGATTCGTATTTGGTTTGAGAAACTGCACGCACTAAGCTTAAACATTgtcgattttgatttttcacAAGTTTCCAAATTGATGGGATTTAGTGGCAACAAGGATGTACGTGCATTGAAATTAAATTCTAGTGTTGTGTTAAAAAAATGCATGGATAGTACATGTGGTATGTTCTATTTGTATGGTTTATATTTGTTTGATGAGGTTGCGAAAGGTGCATGGTTGGATGTAGAAATTTTTATGCTCATAATGAGTATTTCACTactaaaaaaaaggcaaaagacaacggttaaataccgttgtcgtaggtcaaataaaaccgttgttagaagtcctgtggttaaagggtgtgctcaaagacaacggtgaaaaaccgttgtcgtagacgtctaaaggcgacggtgaaaaaccgttgtcgtaggtatataaaacctttgttaaaggtcctgtggttaaagcATTCGTTAAAGAACAACGgttagttacaatttgcgacagtttttaaaaaaccgtcgcaactttattcgcgacggacatcatcgttaaccgtcgctaaacttagcgacggtcgtaatttaaacggtcgctaaacagcgacggtttaatacaccatcgctacatttagcgacggtgtttcataaacttcgtcgctaatattagcgacggttttgtatgctTTCCATCGCTAATttattcagtaaaataaaaaaaatttcatttttaatattttaataaatatacaaaaaaactcaCGATAATATGCAAATTATATTTGTGATTTACCGtcgaaattttaataatattttaaaaatttattaaactttaaagagaaaatcgaaactaaaattttataagggagaaaaattttaagtgttgtgaagttgtatggtagaaaatggaccgagggtggggatatttgtagacagtttgcgacaattttgactttaaccgtcgcaaatagcgacggttatttttctaactgtcgctgatttaaaattagcgacgcttttacacgagctgtcgctatatttagcgacggttattaaaaaccgtcgcgAAATATAGCGACAGTACGGTATaaccaaaactgtcgctaaatttagcgacggtttaaagacactgtcgctaaacttagcaacagttcttgtaaaaccgtcgctatatttacatcggcgacggttttacttaaaaccgtcgctaaattttgcgacggttatactttaaccgtcgcaagatttaaattagtgacggtatagtaaaaccgtcgctaattttagcgacagatttaacttaaacggtcgcaaaatgtaatattgacaacaaatttatagaaaaaccagttgaaagacaacggtttgtttcgtagcttgaagaaaaacgctaatagacaacagtttaaaaaccgttgtcgtagcccaaaaaaaaaaacgctcatagacaacggtttttaaaaaccgttgtcgtagcccaaaaaaaaacgctcatagacaacggtttttaaaaaccgttgtcgtagatatatcaaagacaacggttttaaagaaactgttgtctttgagcggatttttttaggctacgacaacggtttttgttaaaagtaaaaagacaacggttttaataaaaaccgttgtctttgatgtgttgttaaaaatgaattttcttgtagtgttt
This genomic interval from Primulina huaijiensis isolate GDHJ02 chromosome 14, ASM1229523v2, whole genome shotgun sequence contains the following:
- the LOC140958006 gene encoding uncharacterized protein; translation: MKKRKTIDSFFKQKEQTSASQDHSPSNIDVSNPSDQQLNKSPRIDVDGCNTSPHNNDVEYLDNLMNIPCHIDKVINAQSSEEKQNNRLRLTATIESIRWLNLQACAFRGHDESPSSNNRGNFIEMINFIRKMNKSIGDIVLEKAPKNAKYTSPAIQKDVLNIISNQVRAKIRKEIGDTKFCILVDEARDASNKEQMTIVLRFVDNEGFLRERFFTIVHVTNTTAATLKKEISDALGRYDLHIHNMRGQGYDGASNMHGSWNGLQALFLKDCSCAYYVHCFAHRLQLTLTAATEKEVSIWLFFSKLNSICNLINASPKQHGELHSAQRIEVAYMVATGERDTGRGCNQIGNLLRPGKTRWSSNFDSLCSMIDMYSSVITVLENMMNDGASKSIRGEASGALIEMKALDFIFILHLMHKIMGITNLLCRALQEKSLDILRAMDYVSTTKTLFRSLREEGFDLLLSHVKEVCVKYNIEIPHMEVRYKFGTGRSCQHNYSLTVEHHYRFDVFTAAIDFQIEELNNRFKDEAVELIKLSCALEPKEKFKLLNVDHIYRHAEKFYYLDFDSQDLHHLRMQLDHYKLDVAGHERFQNLSTIFELCRRLFETNKSGTYDLIDRLIRLILTLFVSTSTMERAFSAMKLVKKALRNKMEAEFFGDSMSLNPKCQWSIGKKIEVDKVEDDDTPPVDDASVGKYALEGESLNGEEVSNMNAIKEEKSQHEALIRIWFEKLHALSLNIVDFDFSQVSKLMGFSGNKDRTNFFEEGEYNANLTEHHVLTSGTYFKSIKYIQAIKEFKEALQGLVLCSQEASTCMVVRDDGFGVHGIQFEYSIVSSFNVIPVQNEQVEDGK